A window of the Natronospira proteinivora genome harbors these coding sequences:
- a CDS encoding MBL fold metallo-hydrolase: MTALRFAFLGSGSRGNALLVEAGSARILVDCGFSAREIARRMAVLDRDPAQLDAILLTHEHADHASGVGRLARKHGLPVFATHGTRLAVDDEADVDWRLISAHGDFELGGLGIQPVAVPHDAREPVQFVFQHGHARMGLLTDLGHITPHVLRSYAGCQMMVLEANHDPGMLAAGPYPSSLKQRVGGPFGHLSNGQSGAFLEAGDTAELERLVAAHISEKNNAFELARQTLAGPLGWADERIEVARQDKPSDWYEI, translated from the coding sequence GTGACGGCCCTGCGTTTCGCCTTTCTGGGTAGCGGCAGCCGCGGCAATGCCCTGCTGGTGGAAGCCGGCTCGGCGCGGATCCTGGTGGACTGCGGCTTTTCGGCCCGGGAGATTGCCCGCCGAATGGCGGTGCTGGACCGGGATCCGGCTCAGCTGGACGCCATTTTGCTGACCCACGAGCATGCCGACCATGCCAGCGGGGTGGGGCGGTTGGCCCGAAAACACGGCCTGCCGGTTTTCGCCACCCATGGCACCCGCCTGGCCGTGGATGATGAGGCGGATGTGGACTGGCGTCTGATTTCCGCCCATGGTGACTTTGAGTTGGGTGGCCTGGGCATTCAGCCGGTTGCCGTCCCCCACGATGCCCGGGAGCCGGTGCAGTTCGTCTTTCAGCATGGTCATGCCCGCATGGGCCTGCTCACCGACCTCGGCCATATCACTCCCCATGTGCTTCGCAGTTATGCCGGCTGCCAGATGATGGTGCTGGAAGCCAATCACGATCCGGGGATGCTGGCGGCCGGGCCTTACCCATCCAGCTTGAAACAGCGGGTGGGCGGTCCTTTCGGTCATTTGAGCAACGGCCAGTCTGGGGCCTTTCTGGAAGCCGGCGACACGGCTGAGCTGGAGCGCCTGGTGGCCGCTCACATCAGCGAGAAGAACAATGCCTTTGAGCTGGCCCGCCAGACCCTGGCCGGCCCCTTGGGCTGGGCAGATGAGCGAATTGAAGTGGCCCGACAGGACAAGCCCAGCGATTGGTATGAAATCTAG
- a CDS encoding DUF1820 family protein → MAKERIFRVVFHNQDKVYELYAEHVNQGHLFGFVEIGGFLFGERSTVVVDPSEEKLRDEFEGVQSTLLPMHAIVRIDQVSRRGTARISEGSGNVTPFPVYGPGPGKGGQ, encoded by the coding sequence ATGGCCAAAGAACGCATTTTTCGGGTTGTTTTTCACAATCAGGACAAGGTTTACGAGCTCTACGCCGAACACGTTAACCAGGGCCATCTCTTTGGTTTCGTGGAAATTGGCGGTTTCCTCTTCGGCGAGCGCAGTACTGTGGTCGTGGATCCCAGCGAGGAAAAGCTCCGGGATGAATTTGAAGGGGTCCAGAGCACATTGCTGCCCATGCACGCCATTGTTCGCATTGACCAGGTGTCCCGTCGTGGCACCGCCCGAATCAGCGAAGGCAGCGGCAATGTGACACCGTTCCCCGTTTACGGCCCGGGACCGGGCAAGGGCGGCCAGTGA
- a CDS encoding universal stress protein, whose protein sequence is MKQIQHIAAAIRDDGPTGGALDRAVDMARRSGAELSLFVLAWDKSVGRNPFARRETVDRAIADHVADRRQWLQKQMEPLKAEGLKVHGEVIWADSISREIIKMALALTPDLIVKDAETGPRKGWAPADWRLLRHCPVPLMLVQSRPSPSIQRVLAALDPMHAWGKPESLDGSILDAAQGMSELYQAELHVGHAMEALPSLLGQHMAAEVDTVESAHKAYRESQRQALDEACSGSGVDTSHVHQREGAPEKVIPVLADDIRADLLVLGTVNRRGLKRAVIGSTAEAILDQVGCDVLAVKPDGFVSDYEKLKDE, encoded by the coding sequence ATGAAGCAGATTCAGCATATTGCCGCCGCCATCCGGGATGATGGTCCCACAGGAGGTGCGCTGGACCGGGCCGTGGATATGGCCCGCCGTTCCGGCGCCGAGCTCAGTCTATTCGTTCTGGCCTGGGACAAGTCAGTGGGCCGCAATCCCTTTGCCCGCCGTGAAACTGTGGATCGTGCCATCGCCGACCATGTGGCCGATCGCCGCCAATGGCTTCAGAAGCAGATGGAACCGCTCAAGGCGGAGGGGCTCAAGGTTCACGGAGAAGTGATCTGGGCGGATTCGATCTCCCGCGAGATCATCAAGATGGCCCTGGCATTGACCCCGGATTTGATCGTGAAGGATGCCGAGACTGGGCCGCGCAAGGGCTGGGCGCCGGCGGACTGGCGTTTGCTGCGTCATTGTCCAGTACCCTTGATGCTTGTTCAGTCCCGCCCTTCGCCCAGCATTCAACGGGTCTTGGCAGCGCTGGATCCCATGCATGCCTGGGGCAAGCCGGAAAGCCTGGACGGCAGTATTCTGGACGCCGCCCAAGGCATGAGCGAGCTGTATCAAGCCGAGTTACATGTGGGGCATGCCATGGAAGCCTTGCCCAGCCTGCTGGGCCAGCATATGGCCGCTGAGGTGGATACTGTCGAATCTGCCCATAAGGCTTATCGCGAGTCCCAGCGACAGGCTCTGGATGAAGCCTGCTCAGGGAGCGGGGTGGACACCAGCCACGTTCATCAACGAGAGGGGGCGCCGGAGAAGGTGATTCCGGTACTGGCGGATGATATCCGGGCGGATCTGCTGGTATTGGGCACCGTGAATCGGCGTGGTCTCAAGCGGGCGGTGATTGGCAGTACCGCGGAGGCTATCCTGGATCAGGTGGGCTGTGACGTGCTGGCGGTCAAGCCGGATGGTTTTGTCAGCGATTACGAGAAACTGAAAGACGAATAA
- a CDS encoding globin-coupled sensor protein — protein sequence MSLSSNLHINKTNLAERLSFLKLGSDEIAMLARLDRWMARRAPLIARRFYDFQFSHALSLRFFRAYCERRGTRLEHLRNHLEAAQSQYLKDITQHAREGGLGLAYFENRLSIGKLHNDIGLPMKLYLGSYSLYRELIDQQLWRDFFWRPFFRRRAMVALDRTLLLDMQAVTDGFLMDVLNTLDMSHRIQVHDEKNDLTDHIIDYKDHMRSMLSGMGRTANDLERTSDELGRMIESLSSGAQEEAAAIQQMNANLQGIEQLTRDNEARTRQAARTATGHGDDRDNAVAAMEEIRHSSQEITSIVEMINDIAFQTNLLALNAAVEAARAGHEGRGFAVVATEVKRLSDRTTESAARIRQLIERSATTIEQGSSYVQQVSGQVEEIAAALAEQSNAIGELSGAAREIDSTAQSNASESGRLQDLAGELKQRATQLQGTLGHV from the coding sequence ATGAGTCTTTCATCCAATCTACACATTAACAAAACCAATCTCGCCGAGCGCCTGTCCTTTCTCAAGCTGGGGTCAGACGAAATTGCGATGCTTGCCCGATTGGACCGCTGGATGGCCCGTCGCGCGCCCTTGATTGCCCGGCGTTTCTATGATTTCCAATTCAGCCACGCCCTGTCACTGCGCTTTTTTCGGGCCTATTGCGAACGACGCGGTACTCGCCTGGAGCATCTGCGGAATCACCTGGAAGCCGCCCAGAGCCAATACCTAAAGGACATTACCCAACATGCTCGAGAAGGGGGGCTGGGTTTGGCTTACTTCGAAAACCGCCTATCCATTGGCAAGCTCCACAATGACATCGGCCTACCCATGAAGCTGTACTTGGGCTCCTATTCCCTATACCGGGAATTGATCGACCAACAGCTGTGGCGGGATTTTTTCTGGCGCCCCTTTTTCCGTCGCCGAGCCATGGTCGCCCTGGATCGAACACTATTGCTGGACATGCAGGCAGTCACCGATGGCTTTCTCATGGATGTACTCAACACCCTGGACATGAGTCACCGCATCCAGGTTCATGATGAAAAGAATGACCTCACTGATCACATTATCGATTACAAGGACCATATGCGCTCCATGCTCTCGGGCATGGGCCGCACGGCCAATGACCTGGAGCGGACATCCGATGAACTCGGACGAATGATCGAATCCCTTTCCAGCGGCGCCCAGGAAGAAGCCGCCGCCATCCAGCAGATGAATGCCAATCTTCAGGGTATTGAGCAGCTGACCCGGGACAATGAGGCCCGAACCCGGCAGGCGGCCCGAACAGCCACCGGGCATGGTGACGATCGTGACAATGCCGTCGCCGCCATGGAAGAAATCCGGCACTCCTCCCAGGAGATCACCAGCATTGTGGAAATGATCAATGACATCGCCTTCCAAACCAATCTGCTGGCGCTGAACGCGGCCGTGGAGGCAGCCCGGGCCGGCCATGAAGGGCGGGGCTTCGCCGTCGTGGCCACCGAGGTCAAGCGCCTCTCCGACCGCACCACCGAATCGGCGGCCCGCATCCGCCAGCTGATTGAACGCTCTGCAACCACCATTGAGCAGGGCAGCAGCTATGTACAGCAGGTGTCCGGGCAAGTGGAGGAAATCGCCGCCGCCCTTGCCGAACAGAGCAATGCCATCGGTGAACTGAGCGGGGCGGCCCGGGAAATTGACAGCACGGCCCAGTCCAATGCCTCGGAATCCGGGCGCCTGCAGGACCTCGCCGGCGAGCTGAAACAAAGAGCCACGCAACTACAGGGCACTCTGGGCCACGTTTGA
- the nadA gene encoding quinolinate synthase NadA yields MSDVHKQALPEATPELLESLKPVYEKVRHVIPEVEWAVHAPYVARINELKKTRNAAILAHNYQTPDIFYGVADITGDSLGLARDAAKVDADVIVQCGVHFMAETSKILAPEKTILLPDMDAGCSLAEGITGADVRLLKERYPGVPVVVYVNTSAEVKAEADICCTSSNAVEVVESLGTDRVIFAPDKYLGQWVASQTNVEIILYEGSCEVHERFTGKEIESYRQQHPGIYVLAHPECPQDVLKEADYVGSTGHMIKHLDETRAKQVVMITECSMSDNVAAEHPEKDFIRPCNLCPHMQRITLPKILQALENMAPEVTVPEKVIAGARDSLQRMLEVGKKQAA; encoded by the coding sequence ATGAGTGATGTTCACAAGCAGGCGCTGCCTGAAGCAACCCCGGAACTGCTGGAAAGTCTGAAACCAGTCTACGAGAAGGTCCGGCATGTGATTCCGGAGGTGGAATGGGCGGTGCATGCCCCCTACGTGGCACGCATCAACGAGCTGAAGAAAACGCGCAATGCAGCGATTCTGGCTCATAACTACCAAACGCCGGATATCTTCTACGGGGTCGCCGATATCACCGGTGATTCCCTGGGCCTGGCCCGGGACGCGGCCAAGGTGGACGCCGATGTCATCGTCCAGTGCGGGGTGCACTTCATGGCCGAGACCTCCAAGATCCTGGCGCCGGAAAAGACCATCCTGCTGCCCGACATGGATGCCGGCTGCTCCCTGGCAGAGGGCATCACCGGAGCCGATGTGCGCCTGCTCAAGGAGCGCTACCCGGGTGTACCGGTGGTGGTTTATGTGAATACCTCCGCTGAAGTAAAAGCCGAAGCCGACATCTGCTGCACCTCCTCCAATGCCGTGGAAGTGGTGGAGTCCCTGGGTACCGACCGGGTGATCTTCGCCCCGGACAAATACCTGGGCCAATGGGTGGCTTCACAAACCAATGTGGAGATCATCCTTTACGAAGGTTCCTGCGAGGTACATGAGCGCTTCACCGGGAAGGAAATCGAGAGCTATCGTCAACAGCACCCGGGAATCTATGTACTGGCCCATCCGGAATGCCCCCAGGACGTCCTCAAGGAAGCAGACTATGTGGGCTCCACCGGCCATATGATCAAGCACCTGGACGAGACCCGTGCGAAGCAGGTGGTGATGATCACCGAATGCTCCATGAGCGACAACGTGGCCGCCGAGCATCCCGAGAAGGACTTCATCCGGCCATGCAACCTCTGCCCCCATATGCAGCGGATCACCCTGCCCAAGATCCTGCAGGCCCTGGAGAACATGGCACCGGAAGTGACCGTCCCGGAGAAAGTCATCGCCGGAGCGCGGGATTCTCTTCAGCGGATGCTGGAGGTGGGCAAGAAGCAGGCGGCCTAA
- a CDS encoding dihydrodipicolinate synthase family protein produces the protein MQLKGLFTPLITPFNDNNHLNFSTLDALVEIQIESGVAGLIVGGTTGEYYTLDDEERETLIRRVVARVNGRMPVVAGINALNTAEGIRRAKQAEDLGCDGLMMSPPAYSLPQQHEIESHFQVVADATPLDLILYDFPDRAGVTIEEETVKALAAHPSIVGIKESSGDMSRLLSLMGQDLGDFRLICGCDDQAADHLWWGVETWISGSANIFPREQAELLRLAAAGDQAGLREGMRGMLPVIQSMESGAYNQKAKLGAGLRFELPVGDVRQPLLPLDDSEVENFHKLMESFNGE, from the coding sequence ATGCAACTCAAGGGTCTTTTCACACCCCTCATCACGCCTTTTAATGACAATAATCACCTCAATTTTTCCACTCTGGATGCTTTGGTGGAAATACAGATTGAGTCCGGTGTTGCCGGTTTGATTGTTGGTGGCACCACGGGCGAGTACTACACCCTAGACGACGAGGAGAGGGAGACCTTGATACGACGTGTTGTGGCCCGGGTGAATGGCCGCATGCCGGTGGTTGCCGGCATCAATGCCCTCAACACGGCGGAGGGGATTCGCCGGGCAAAGCAGGCCGAGGATTTGGGATGCGACGGCCTGATGATGTCGCCACCCGCTTATAGCTTGCCCCAGCAGCACGAGATCGAGTCCCATTTCCAGGTGGTGGCCGATGCCACGCCCTTGGACCTGATCCTTTATGACTTTCCCGACCGGGCTGGGGTGACCATTGAGGAAGAGACCGTCAAGGCCCTGGCTGCCCATCCGAGTATTGTGGGTATCAAGGAAAGCAGTGGGGATATGAGTCGCCTCCTGTCCCTGATGGGGCAGGATCTGGGGGATTTCCGTCTGATCTGCGGCTGTGATGATCAGGCAGCGGATCATCTGTGGTGGGGCGTGGAGACCTGGATCAGTGGCTCGGCGAATATTTTCCCCCGCGAACAGGCGGAATTACTACGCCTGGCCGCCGCTGGTGATCAGGCTGGCTTGCGGGAAGGCATGCGGGGCATGTTGCCGGTGATCCAGAGCATGGAATCGGGCGCCTACAACCAGAAAGCGAAGCTCGGTGCCGGGCTCAGATTTGAGCTACCCGTGGGAGATGTGCGCCAGCCCCTGTTGCCGCTCGATGACTCAGAAGTTGAGAATTTTCATAAGCTTATGGAAAGTTTTAATGGTGAGTAG
- a CDS encoding NAD(P)/FAD-dependent oxidoreductase, with amino-acid sequence MSDTDQLEDIVIIGGGIIGVTAAYELSCAGRRVLLMDKEYPGAGASQGNAGHLATEQIFPVADASILWQVPKLLLDPLGPLAIDWRYAHRITPWLFRMLLNMRPAQQRRTMEGLAQLSGNSLAAWEDLLGRSGGQDLIRSRESLTVFERPATQRKLQRAMKQMQACDIPVTAIDGDEARERVPALGHSVLGALHFTATGHVADPLMLLEHIWVAAREQGARFVQAEAGDLTVSADTVRVETDKGPYRASQLLLACGAHSRNLVRQASGVNPPLDTERGYHLMLPAESDRLPMAIASAERRFIMTPMQGGLRLAGTVEFAGLERPANWRRAWVLRTHANQLLARDLDDDQAEPWMGFRPTLPDCLPVIDRIGANGRLLLAFGHHHLGLTQAAFTARIVRDLAEGGPPPVSIEPYRLSRFGRPKG; translated from the coding sequence ATGTCCGATACGGATCAGCTAGAAGATATCGTGATTATTGGCGGAGGCATCATCGGGGTTACGGCGGCCTATGAACTGAGTTGTGCCGGGCGCCGAGTCTTGCTTATGGATAAAGAGTACCCGGGGGCCGGCGCCTCCCAGGGTAACGCCGGACATCTGGCCACCGAACAGATCTTTCCCGTTGCGGATGCCTCCATTCTCTGGCAGGTACCCAAGCTGTTGTTGGATCCTTTGGGGCCACTGGCCATCGACTGGCGATATGCCCATCGCATCACCCCCTGGTTGTTTCGAATGCTCTTGAACATGCGCCCGGCACAGCAGCGTCGGACCATGGAGGGCTTGGCCCAGCTCAGTGGCAACAGCCTGGCCGCCTGGGAAGACTTGCTGGGTCGCAGCGGCGGCCAGGATCTGATTCGCAGTCGGGAATCGCTGACGGTCTTTGAACGACCTGCCACCCAGCGAAAGCTCCAGCGGGCCATGAAACAAATGCAGGCATGCGATATCCCGGTGACGGCCATCGATGGAGACGAGGCCCGGGAGCGGGTCCCGGCGCTGGGCCATTCGGTGCTGGGGGCCCTGCATTTCACCGCCACCGGGCATGTGGCCGACCCGCTGATGCTGCTGGAGCATATCTGGGTGGCGGCTCGGGAGCAGGGGGCCCGTTTTGTTCAGGCTGAGGCCGGGGATCTGACGGTTTCAGCCGATACGGTCCGGGTGGAGACGGATAAAGGCCCGTATCGAGCTAGCCAGCTGCTTCTGGCCTGCGGGGCCCACTCCCGGAACCTGGTCCGCCAGGCCAGCGGTGTCAATCCGCCGCTGGATACCGAACGGGGCTATCACCTGATGTTGCCGGCTGAAAGCGATCGTCTGCCCATGGCCATTGCTTCGGCGGAACGGCGCTTCATCATGACACCCATGCAGGGGGGCTTGCGCCTGGCCGGTACCGTGGAGTTTGCTGGTCTGGAGCGCCCCGCCAACTGGCGCCGCGCCTGGGTGCTTCGCACTCATGCCAATCAGCTGTTGGCCCGGGACTTGGATGATGATCAGGCCGAACCCTGGATGGGGTTTCGGCCCACCCTGCCGGATTGCTTGCCGGTCATTGATCGCATTGGGGCCAATGGCCGTCTACTGCTGGCGTTTGGTCATCACCACTTGGGGCTGACCCAGGCCGCCTTTACCGCCCGCATTGTGCGCGATTTAGCCGAGGGTGGGCCCCCACCGGTTTCTATTGAGCCCTATCGTCTCAGCCGATTTGGTCGTCCGAAGGGTTGA
- a CDS encoding 4-hydroxyproline epimerase, translated as MKLGTFFCIDAHTCGNPVRLVTSGYPNLRGRTMSEKRQDFLAHHDWIRQSLMFEPRGHAVMSGSLLLPPCSDDTDASVLFIETSGCLPMCGHGTIGTITAGIESGLLKPRIPGRVSLDVPAGRVDAEYWMEDERVDSVRIRNVASYLAHRDVPIQVEGLGELRVDIAYGGNFYAIVEPQANWAGLDRMSADEILHFSPLVRQAAHEAVECVHPDDPTVSGVSHTMWTDAPRAEGAHARNAVFYGERAIDRSPCGTGTSARMAQLAARDRLQPGEDFVHESIIGSLFHGRIEDSTRVGEHPAIIPSVKGWARITGHNTIFVDDSDPFWQGFEVR; from the coding sequence ATGAAACTAGGCACTTTCTTCTGCATCGACGCCCATACCTGCGGTAATCCGGTCCGACTGGTGACCAGCGGCTATCCGAACCTTCGGGGCCGGACCATGAGCGAAAAACGCCAGGATTTCCTGGCCCATCATGACTGGATTCGCCAGTCCCTGATGTTTGAGCCCCGGGGCCATGCCGTGATGTCCGGTTCCCTGCTGCTGCCGCCCTGCTCCGATGATACCGATGCCTCGGTACTGTTCATCGAAACCAGTGGCTGTCTGCCCATGTGCGGTCACGGGACCATCGGCACCATCACCGCCGGCATCGAATCCGGCCTGCTCAAGCCCCGAATCCCGGGCCGGGTCAGTCTTGATGTCCCGGCCGGCCGGGTGGATGCCGAGTACTGGATGGAAGACGAACGGGTGGATAGCGTCCGGATTCGCAATGTGGCCAGCTATCTGGCCCATCGCGATGTGCCCATCCAGGTTGAAGGCCTGGGCGAGCTGCGGGTGGATATCGCCTACGGCGGCAACTTCTACGCCATCGTCGAACCTCAAGCCAACTGGGCGGGCCTGGATCGGATGAGCGCTGACGAGATCCTGCATTTCTCACCGCTCGTCCGCCAGGCGGCCCATGAGGCCGTGGAGTGCGTGCACCCGGATGACCCCACGGTCAGCGGCGTTTCCCACACCATGTGGACGGACGCTCCGCGTGCCGAGGGGGCCCACGCCCGTAATGCGGTCTTCTACGGTGAACGGGCCATTGACCGTTCACCCTGCGGTACCGGCACCAGCGCGCGGATGGCCCAACTGGCCGCCCGCGACCGATTGCAGCCCGGCGAGGACTTTGTTCATGAAAGCATCATCGGCAGCCTTTTTCACGGCCGGATCGAGGACAGCACCCGGGTGGGTGAACACCCCGCCATCATTCCCAGCGTGAAAGGCTGGGCCCGGATCACCGGCCACAACACCATTTTCGTGGATGACAGCGACCCTTTCTGGCAGGGCTTCGAGGTCCGCTAA
- a CDS encoding NnrS family protein, translated as MSSTPSMDARTRGMPWPVLFHQPFRVFFLAAAWFAVFHGAWWGGMLASGSMNLSGNPFLWHGYHMVFGFAGAIVIGFLLTASANWIGRTVASPGPTLVLFLGWLLARLGGFLPELIPLALVLLGDGVALWGATLLLSLSLLRAGNRRNYRFIPILGGVALAATVFQLSALGVLPEWRFAMMRSGLDLMLLLMVVMGQRIIPFFTERRLPHLAVRRSASMVVAAPITILGGLAAYHLGFNVMAIPLMVGAAVLLMMQLTLWRSWGTWPEPMLWILHLGYLWLAVSLFLRAGSLAFDWTPYSTAGHAVSVGALGALGLGMLARVSLGHTGRPIQATAWITVAFVLVTLAAVLRLMTGFSTPIPMQWLFGSSALFWILAWLIFAIAYLPILTSPRADGRPG; from the coding sequence ATGAGCAGCACCCCATCCATGGACGCGAGGACCCGGGGTATGCCCTGGCCCGTGCTGTTTCATCAGCCATTCCGGGTATTCTTTCTGGCCGCGGCCTGGTTCGCTGTTTTCCACGGGGCCTGGTGGGGCGGCATGCTGGCCAGTGGCAGCATGAATCTGTCGGGGAATCCCTTTCTCTGGCATGGCTACCACATGGTGTTCGGTTTCGCCGGGGCCATTGTGATCGGTTTTCTGCTGACCGCTTCCGCTAACTGGATTGGCCGGACCGTTGCCTCGCCAGGGCCGACCCTGGTTCTCTTCCTTGGCTGGCTGCTGGCCCGCTTGGGTGGTTTTCTGCCCGAGCTCATCCCACTGGCGCTGGTGCTGCTTGGGGATGGAGTCGCACTCTGGGGGGCGACGCTTCTGCTGAGTCTCAGCCTGCTGCGTGCCGGTAATCGCCGCAATTACCGCTTTATTCCCATTCTCGGCGGCGTGGCATTGGCCGCCACCGTCTTTCAGTTGTCGGCTTTGGGGGTGCTGCCGGAATGGCGTTTTGCCATGATGCGCAGTGGCCTGGACTTGATGTTGCTGCTCATGGTGGTTATGGGCCAACGCATTATTCCTTTCTTCACGGAACGGCGCTTGCCCCACCTGGCGGTTCGGCGGTCTGCGAGTATGGTCGTGGCGGCACCGATAACCATTCTTGGTGGTCTGGCGGCCTATCATCTGGGCTTCAATGTGATGGCCATTCCCTTGATGGTGGGGGCTGCGGTGCTGTTGATGATGCAGCTGACCCTCTGGCGTAGCTGGGGGACGTGGCCGGAACCCATGCTGTGGATTCTGCACCTGGGCTATCTCTGGCTGGCCGTTTCCCTTTTCTTGCGCGCCGGGAGTCTGGCCTTTGACTGGACGCCTTACTCCACGGCCGGGCATGCGGTCAGCGTGGGGGCCTTGGGTGCCCTGGGCCTGGGCATGCTGGCACGGGTTTCCTTGGGGCATACGGGCCGCCCGATTCAGGCGACGGCGTGGATTACGGTAGCGTTTGTACTGGTCACTCTGGCGGCGGTACTGCGGCTGATGACCGGCTTTTCGACGCCCATCCCCATGCAATGGTTATTTGGCAGCTCAGCGCTTTTCTGGATCCTGGCCTGGCTGATCTTTGCCATCGCCTATCTACCCATCCTCACCAGCCCCCGCGCCGATGGCCGACCGGGGTAG
- the fabA gene encoding bifunctional 3-hydroxydecanoyl-ACP dehydratase/trans-2-decenoyl-ACP isomerase, which translates to MSERPNSLDYDQLIECAEGKMFGPKNGRLPLPPMLMFDRIDEIRDEGGEYGKGIIRATLNINPDLWFFQCHFKDDPVMPGCLGLDALWQLVGFYLVWEGNPGRGRALGVGEVKFTGQVMPDAKVVEYRIDMRRVIRRGLNMAIADGQMSVDGEVIYTAKNLRVGLFGADEV; encoded by the coding sequence ATGAGTGAACGCCCCAACAGCCTGGATTATGATCAGTTGATTGAATGCGCCGAAGGCAAGATGTTCGGCCCCAAAAACGGGCGCCTGCCCCTGCCCCCCATGCTCATGTTCGACCGGATTGACGAAATCCGTGACGAGGGCGGGGAATACGGCAAGGGCATTATTCGCGCCACCTTGAACATCAATCCCGACCTCTGGTTCTTCCAGTGTCATTTCAAGGACGATCCGGTCATGCCGGGCTGCCTGGGCCTGGATGCGCTTTGGCAGCTAGTGGGCTTTTACCTGGTCTGGGAAGGCAATCCGGGGCGGGGTCGCGCCCTGGGCGTTGGCGAGGTGAAATTCACCGGCCAGGTGATGCCCGACGCCAAGGTGGTGGAATACCGCATCGATATGCGCCGGGTAATCCGCCGGGGCCTGAACATGGCCATCGCCGATGGCCAAATGAGCGTGGATGGCGAGGTGATCTACACCGCCAAGAACCTGCGCGTGGGCCTGTTCGGGGCTGACGAGGTCTGA
- a CDS encoding NnrS family protein, whose translation MLMSLLSSLTVVKVFTARAGKPFMHSVLRQPYRLFFLGAAAYAVIHMLLWLAHLQGLWTIPAPISFAWHGYELLFGFAAAVICGFILTASENWTGYRSVNAPGLLFLFLAWLLARLAALLGLSPLLVLIGDGLVLGGLTLALARVLWLSGNRRNLRFLPITGGLALAAILVQLSFIEVIPHWQDWLLRAAVDLVLILMVIMGGRVIPFFTQRKLPNLDVMDPDWLGFYATAFVVISVVLTWLVPGGVAAMFSWFAGCFLMARLFYWSPWGTRRHPMLWILHLGYFWLGLALFLRGGSLAWDWMAFSDTVHAITVGGMGCLTLGMMARVTQGHGGHEIRAPLWLVPAFALIALAAIPRLLAAWPAIMPPQWGYSLSAIAWILAFLIFTLGFAPKLLQHRRD comes from the coding sequence ATGTTGATGAGCCTGTTGTCGTCCTTGACGGTGGTCAAGGTGTTCACTGCCCGTGCCGGGAAACCCTTTATGCATTCCGTTTTGAGACAGCCTTATCGTTTGTTCTTTCTGGGCGCCGCTGCGTATGCGGTCATCCATATGCTGCTGTGGCTGGCCCATCTCCAGGGTCTGTGGACGATACCCGCTCCGATTTCCTTTGCCTGGCATGGCTATGAGTTATTGTTTGGCTTTGCCGCTGCAGTAATTTGCGGTTTCATTCTGACCGCTTCGGAGAACTGGACCGGATATCGCAGCGTCAATGCACCGGGATTGCTGTTCTTGTTTTTGGCTTGGTTACTGGCCCGGTTGGCCGCCTTGTTGGGACTGTCACCCCTGCTGGTGCTGATCGGTGACGGCCTGGTGCTGGGTGGCTTGACGCTCGCCCTGGCCAGAGTTTTGTGGTTGAGTGGGAATCGGCGCAATCTGCGCTTTCTGCCCATTACCGGTGGCCTGGCTTTGGCGGCGATTCTGGTACAGCTGTCCTTTATCGAGGTGATTCCTCACTGGCAGGATTGGCTGTTGCGGGCTGCGGTGGATCTGGTACTGATCCTGATGGTCATCATGGGCGGGCGGGTGATTCCCTTTTTTACCCAGCGCAAGCTCCCCAACCTGGATGTGATGGATCCCGACTGGCTGGGTTTTTACGCCACCGCCTTCGTCGTGATTTCGGTGGTCCTTACCTGGCTGGTTCCGGGTGGGGTGGCCGCCATGTTCAGCTGGTTCGCGGGCTGCTTTCTCATGGCTCGTCTGTTCTATTGGTCGCCCTGGGGCACCCGGCGGCACCCCATGCTCTGGATCCTTCATCTGGGGTATTTCTGGCTGGGGCTGGCCCTGTTTCTCCGGGGCGGCTCCCTTGCCTGGGACTGGATGGCCTTCTCAGATACTGTCCATGCGATCACGGTCGGTGGCATGGGCTGCCTGACCCTGGGAATGATGGCCCGGGTCACCCAGGGGCATGGCGGCCATGAGATCCGCGCGCCCCTTTGGCTGGTGCCTGCCTTTGCGCTGATAGCCCTTGCCGCCATCCCCCGCCTGCTGGCCGCCTGGCCGGCCATCATGCCGCCCCAATGGGGTTACAGCCTCTCGGCCATCGCCTGGATTCTGGCCTTTTTGATTTTCACTCTGGGCTTTGCGCCCAAGCTTCTACAGCATCGGCGGGATTGA